The Cellulomonas wangleii genome includes a region encoding these proteins:
- a CDS encoding MraY family glycosyltransferase, which translates to MRVYLLIMVIAAVVTYLMTPLARWCALRWGAITAVRDRDVHAIPTPRLGGMAMFAGLLVALLMGSRLPFLEPVYANPRPILGVVGGAALVCALGVADDIWDLDWLTKLMGQVLAAGFLAWQGVLLYQLPIGGVLTGSSRMFVFITVVSVIVAMNAVNFVDGLDGLAAGVLAIGGVAFFLYAYLLTVDTSRDDYSNLAALVVAALVGVCLGFLPHNLYPARIFMGDSGSMLLGFVMAAAAIVVTGQIDPAAVVDRVQFPAYVPILLPVAVLVLPLLDMGLAIVRRLLKGKSPFHPDRLHLHHRLLALGHSHRRAVLIMYIWTAVLAFGVAALAVLSTTTVLVATGVGVVVATALTLGPLRGRTPEPVEAQP; encoded by the coding sequence GTGAGGGTCTACCTGCTCATCATGGTCATCGCGGCCGTGGTCACGTACCTCATGACGCCGCTCGCACGGTGGTGCGCGCTGCGGTGGGGTGCGATCACGGCGGTGCGCGACCGTGACGTGCACGCGATCCCCACCCCACGCCTGGGCGGCATGGCGATGTTCGCCGGGCTGCTGGTGGCGCTGCTCATGGGCTCCCGGCTGCCGTTCCTCGAACCGGTGTACGCCAACCCCCGGCCGATCCTCGGTGTGGTGGGGGGCGCGGCCCTGGTGTGCGCGCTGGGTGTCGCCGACGACATCTGGGACCTGGACTGGCTGACCAAGCTCATGGGCCAGGTGCTGGCCGCCGGGTTCCTGGCCTGGCAGGGCGTCCTGCTCTACCAGCTGCCGATCGGTGGGGTGCTGACCGGGTCGTCGCGCATGTTCGTCTTCATCACCGTCGTCTCCGTGATCGTCGCGATGAACGCCGTCAACTTCGTCGACGGGCTCGACGGCCTCGCGGCGGGCGTGCTGGCGATCGGCGGTGTGGCCTTCTTCCTCTACGCGTACCTGCTGACGGTCGACACCAGCCGGGACGACTACTCCAACCTGGCGGCGCTGGTGGTCGCGGCGCTCGTGGGCGTCTGCCTCGGCTTCCTGCCCCACAACCTGTACCCGGCGCGCATCTTCATGGGCGACTCGGGGTCGATGCTGCTCGGCTTCGTGATGGCCGCTGCCGCGATCGTCGTGACGGGGCAGATCGACCCCGCCGCGGTGGTCGACCGCGTGCAGTTCCCGGCCTACGTGCCGATCCTGCTGCCCGTCGCGGTGCTGGTGCTGCCGCTGCTCGACATGGGGCTGGCGATCGTGCGGCGGCTCCTCAAGGGCAAGAGCCCGTTCCACCCCGACCGGCTGCACCTGCACCACCGGCTCCTGGCGCTGGGGCACAGCCACCGGCGCGCCGTGCTCATCATGTACATCTGGACGGCCGTGCTCGCCTTCGGCGTCGCGGCCCTCGCCGTCCTGTCGACCACCACCGTGCTCGTCGCCACCGGCGTCGGCGTGGTGGTGGCGACCGCCCTGACCCTCGGCCCGCTGCGCGGGCGCACCCCGGAGCCCGTGGAGGCCCAGCCATGA
- a CDS encoding L-threonylcarbamoyladenylate synthase, with product MSLIRIKDATDPATWGPAIDEAVNAVGRGELVVLPTDTVYGIGADAFDPRAVQALLDAKGRGRQMPPPVLIPDVRTLDGLATDVPDGVRALAEAFWPGGLTVILRAQPSLAWDLGETNGTVALRMPDHPVALALLRRTGPLAVSSANLTGHPAATTAVEAYRQLGAKVPVFLDGGTSPGGVASTIVDATGDVLRIVRLGALDVATLATVAPVMAPPPPDRPGPAADGAAADGAAATPGAPAP from the coding sequence GTGAGCCTCATCCGGATCAAGGACGCGACCGACCCCGCGACCTGGGGCCCCGCGATCGACGAGGCGGTCAACGCCGTCGGCCGCGGCGAGCTGGTCGTCCTGCCCACCGACACCGTGTACGGCATCGGCGCCGACGCGTTCGACCCGCGCGCGGTGCAGGCCCTGCTCGACGCCAAGGGCCGCGGCCGCCAGATGCCCCCGCCGGTCCTCATCCCCGACGTGCGGACGCTCGACGGCCTGGCCACCGACGTGCCGGACGGGGTGCGTGCGCTGGCCGAGGCGTTCTGGCCCGGTGGCCTCACCGTGATCCTGCGCGCCCAGCCGTCGCTGGCGTGGGACCTGGGGGAGACGAACGGCACCGTGGCGCTGCGGATGCCCGACCACCCGGTCGCGCTCGCGCTGCTGCGGCGCACGGGGCCGCTCGCCGTGTCCAGCGCCAACCTCACCGGCCACCCGGCCGCCACGACGGCCGTCGAGGCGTACCGCCAGCTCGGCGCCAAGGTCCCCGTCTTCCTCGACGGCGGCACCAGCCCCGGCGGGGTGGCCTCCACCATCGTCGACGCGACCGGCGACGTGCTGCGCATCGTGCGCCTCGGGGCGCTGGACGTCGCCACGCTCGCCACGGTCGCCCCCGTCATGGCGCCCCCGCCGCCGGACCGCCCGGGCCCCGCCGCGGACGGTGCCGCCGCGGACGGTGCCGCCGCCACGCCGGGGGCCCCCGCGCCGTGA
- the prmC gene encoding peptide chain release factor N(5)-glutamine methyltransferase — MSRDATPGLRAYVEGATTVLAEAGVPSARHDALALAAHVLGLPRVELVLPPPLPAGFARDYAAVVERRRSREPLQHIVGSTVFRYVTLRVAPGVFVPRPETETVAQLAVDEAAALAARGGRPLVVDLCTGTGAIAVSVATEVPAARVVAVDLSADAVTLAGANARAAGADDLRVLAGDVRDPALLAEHDGTVDVLVSNPPYIPPDAVPLDPEVRDHDPDLALYGGGSDGLDVPRAVVAAAARLLAPGGLLVMEHAEVQGPAACAAARATGAFADVRTVPDLTGRPRTLVARRVALAVVGDSPA, encoded by the coding sequence GTGTCCCGCGACGCGACGCCCGGCCTGCGCGCGTACGTCGAGGGGGCGACGACGGTGCTCGCGGAGGCCGGTGTGCCGTCCGCGCGGCACGACGCGCTGGCGCTGGCCGCCCACGTGCTCGGCCTGCCGCGCGTCGAGCTCGTGCTGCCCCCGCCGCTGCCGGCCGGGTTCGCCCGCGACTACGCCGCGGTGGTGGAGAGGCGCCGCAGCCGCGAGCCGCTGCAGCACATCGTGGGCAGCACCGTGTTCCGGTACGTCACGTTGCGGGTCGCGCCCGGCGTCTTCGTGCCGCGTCCCGAGACCGAGACGGTCGCGCAGCTCGCGGTCGACGAGGCCGCGGCCCTGGCGGCCAGGGGCGGGCGGCCCCTCGTCGTGGACCTGTGCACGGGGACGGGGGCGATCGCGGTCTCGGTGGCCACGGAGGTCCCTGCGGCCCGCGTCGTCGCGGTCGACCTGTCCGCCGACGCGGTCACCCTCGCCGGCGCCAACGCCCGCGCCGCGGGCGCCGACGACCTGCGCGTGCTGGCCGGTGACGTCCGGGACCCCGCGCTGCTCGCGGAGCACGACGGCACCGTGGACGTCCTGGTCTCCAACCCGCCGTACATCCCGCCGGACGCGGTCCCGCTGGACCCCGAGGTGCGCGACCACGACCCGGACCTCGCCCTGTACGGGGGCGGGTCCGACGGTCTCGACGTGCCGCGCGCGGTCGTGGCGGCCGCGGCCCGGCTGCTCGCGCCGGGGGGCCTGCTCGTGATGGAGCACGCCGAGGTGCAGGGCCCCGCCGCCTGCGCCGCCGCCCGGGCCACCGGGGCCTTCGCGGACGTGCGGACCGTGCCCGACCTCACCGGGCGTCCGCGCACGCTCGTGGCACGGCGGGTCGCGCTCGCGGTCGTGGGAGACTCGCCCGCGTGA